CGCGTGACCGCCGACGTCGATGCCGTGATGGACGTGGTGGTGCGCATCGTGGTGCCCTTCGTCAGCTCCGTGCTGGTGATCGGCCTCACCAGCGTGCTCATCGCGTTCTTCTCGCCCGGGGCGGCCGTGATCCTGTTGCTCACCAGCCTCATTGCGGGCATCGGGCTGCCCTGGCTGGGTCAGCGGCTCTCGCGCCGTGCGGACGAGGCCGCCGTGCCGCTGCGTGGCGCGCTGGCCGACGAGGTGCGCCAGCTTGCCCGTTGTGCTCCCGACCTGGTGGCCTTCGGCGCCGACGGGGCCCAGCTCGACCGGATGCGCGCCACCGACATCAGGCTGCGCGACGCCGAGGCGCGCGACGCCTGGACGCGCGGCATCGCCAGCGCCGGGCAGATGCTCAGCAGCGGCCTGGCCGTGGTGGGCGGCCTGCTCGTGGGCGGTCCCTCGGTCGCCGGTGGCCAGCTGCTGGGACGCGACCTGGCGATCCTGGTGCTGACGCCGCTTGCGCTGCACGAGAGCCTGTCCGATCTGACCACCGCCGCCCAGACGATGACCAGGGCGCGTGCCGCCCTGCGGCGGGTGATCGCGCTGCTGCGTGAGCCTCCGGTCGGCAAGGGCGATCGCAGCGTGCCGGAGGCAACAGGTGCCCCGCAGGCAACGGGTACGCCGCAGACAGGTGCCCCCTCGACAAGGGCGGATGTCCCCCAGCCGGCTGTCCCGAGCGCTGGCGGCGCCGTCGCTGGTGCTGGCACCCCGCCGGGTGAACTGGTGCTCAGCAACCTTGCGGCCGGCTGGCCCGGGCATGGCGCGGTGATCAAGGGCGTCAACCTTCGCGTCGGGCCGGGGGAGCGGGTGGCGATCACCGGCGCCTCGGGCGTCGGCAAGACCACCCTGGCGGCCACCGTGATGGGCCTCATCGACCCGATCGCCGGCACCGTGCAGTCTCCGGCGGCCATCGGCTACCTTGCGCAGG
The window above is part of the Propionibacterium freudenreichii subsp. freudenreichii genome. Proteins encoded here:
- the cydC gene encoding thiol reductant ABC exporter subunit CydC, which encodes MVRQLIRGIPHGTRRLVTSIILAVCATGSSVGLMALSGWLLSRAAEHPPVLYLLAASVGVRFFGIGRGVFRYAERLVGHDLALRMEGSLRETVYAKLARTTLLGRHQGDLLVRVTADVDAVMDVVVRIVVPFVSSVLVIGLTSVLIAFFSPGAAVILLLTSLIAGIGLPWLGQRLSRRADEAAVPLRGALADEVRQLARCAPDLVAFGADGAQLDRMRATDIRLRDAEARDAWTRGIASAGQMLSSGLAVVGGLLVGGPSVAGGQLLGRDLAILVLTPLALHESLSDLTTAAQTMTRARAALRRVIALLREPPVGKGDRSVPEATGAPQATGTPQTGAPSTRADVPQPAVPSAGGAVAGAGTPPGELVLSNLAAGWPGHGAVIKGVNLRVGPGERVAITGASGVGKTTLAATVMGLIDPIAGTVQSPAAIGYLAQDAHIFATSVAENVRIGDKDATDAQVAQALSKAGLATMDPARVVGEEGATLSGGEARRIAMARILVGGRNDQLVILDEPTEHLDSETAEALMDDVWSAVDKAAVVVITHDPELMEAAPSRLDLDDYRA